GTCGCTAGGGCAATTATTCTTTTGTTGTTGTATTTCCGGTACATGTATATTTTAACAAGTATTAATTAATAATATGTTAGGATGGCTCTTTTTATTTACTGGCTAAAGAGGTAACTTTAAGAATTTCTTCCGTCATTTTATTTTTTATCTTACTGTCTTTGGTGGCTATAGCATTGGCAAAGCAACCATGTAAATGATCTTCCATTAACATAGAATGCGCAGACCTTAACAAACCAATTACCGCCAAATTCTGCTGCATAATATCAATGCAATACTTGCCATCCTCTTTCATAGAAATAATTTTACTCAACAAAGAGTTGGCTTTTTTAAAATTAATAAGGATCTTTTCACTATTGTTAGCCATAAATATTACTTAATGTTTATACCCACACCTGGGGTAGGGGTATGAAGATATATAATCTCTATCATTAGCCAAAAAATATTTTATGACTATCCACAGGGAAA
This genomic stretch from Candidatus Komeilibacteria bacterium CG_4_10_14_0_2_um_filter_37_10 harbors:
- a CDS encoding transcriptional regulator, producing the protein MANNSEKILINFKKANSLLSKIISMKEDGKYCIDIMQQNLAVIGLLRSAHSMLMEDHLHGCFANAIATKDSKIKNKMTEEILKVTSLASK